A window from Amblyomma americanum isolate KBUSLIRL-KWMA chromosome 7, ASM5285725v1, whole genome shotgun sequence encodes these proteins:
- the LOC144097262 gene encoding tubulin beta-4 chain-like, with protein MREIVHIQTGQCGNQIGAKFWEVISDEHGIDPSGAYHGDSDLQLERINVYYNEASGKYVPRAILVDLEPGTMDAVRSGPFGQLFRPDNFVFGQGGAGNNWAKGHYTEGAELVDSVLDVVRKEAESCDCLQGFQLTHSLGGGTGSGMGTLLISKIREEYPDRIMNTYSVVPSPKVSDTVVEPYNATLSVHQLVENTDETFCIDNEALYDICFRTLKLTTPTYGDLNHLVSATMSGVTTCLRFPGQLNADLRKLALNMVPFPRLHFFMTGFAPLTSRGSQQYRALTVPELTQQMFDAKNMMAACDPRHGRYLTVAAVFRGRMSMREVDDQMLQIQNKHSGSFVEWIPNNVKTAVCDIPPRGLKMSATFIGNSAAIQELFKRISEQFTAMFRRKAFLHWYTGEGMDELEFTEAESNMNDLVSEYQQYQEATADDEGEFEETQAEA; from the exons ATGCGCGAGATAGTCCATATCcagacaggccagtgtggcaacCAGATTGGGGCGAAG ttttgggaggtgatTTCTGATGAGCACGGCATCGATCCAAGCGGGGCGTACCATGGCGAttcggacctccagttggagcgcatcaatgtctactacaatgagGCCTCCG gtaaatacgtgcctcgggccatcctggttgacctGGAGCCGGGAACAATggacgccgtccgctcgggacCCTTTGGACAACTCTTCCGGCCGGACAACTTTGTGTTTG GTCAGGGAGGTGCGGGCAACAACTGGGCtaagggccactacaccgagggtgccgaactggtggactcggtgctcgacgtcgtgcgcaaggaagcggagtcctgcgactgcctgcagggattccagctgacccactccTTGGGCGGaggtactggatctggcatgggcacactgctcatctcgaagatccgtgaagagtaccccgatcgcatcatgaacacctacagtgtagtgccctctccaaag GTTTCGGACaccgtcgtcgagccctacaatgctacCCTTTCtgtgcatcagcttgtggagaacaccgacgagacctTCTGCATCGACAACGAGGCGCTCTatgacatctgcttccggacgctgAAGCTCACTACTCCAACGTACGGAGACCTCAACCACTTGGTCTCCGCAACTATGTCTGGTGTGACCACATGCCTTCG GTTTCCTGGacagctgaatgctgatcttcgcaaaCTGGCCCtgaacatggtgcccttcccgcgCCTCCACTTCTTTATGACTGGCTTCGCTCCGCTCACTTCCCGAGGCAGCCAGCAGTACCGGGCTTTGACAGTGCCGGAactgacgcaacagatgttcgatgccaaaaacatgatggctgcttgcgacccccgccatGGCCGTTACTTGACAGTggctgcagtcttcagaggccgaatgagcatgcgggaagtgGATGACCAGATGCTACAGATCCAGAACAAGCACTCTGGCTCGTTCGTCGAATGGATACCGAACAACGTCAAGACTGCagtctgtgacataccgcctcgaggtctgaaAATGTCGgctactttcattgggaacagcgcagccattcaagagcttttcaaGCGAATCTCCGAACAGTTTACCG ctatgttccgccgcaaagcctttctgcactggtacaccggagagggcatggacgagttgGAGTTCACTGAGGCAGAGTCCAACATGAACGACCTGGTGTCCgaataccaacagtaccaggaggccaccGCTGATGATGAGGGAGAGTTCGAAgagacccaggcagaggcctag